In the genome of Deltaproteobacteria bacterium, one region contains:
- a CDS encoding F0F1 ATP synthase subunit delta encodes MTIEFIAGFLLIQVLVFAVVIIFLRRLMVKDTLSAVNRLKLVDDENAKRLSEMKTKIEEAEEEYRRKVEQTTEDVRRQREEAKKELEEERGKMLAKAREESDRIVSGAKKLEAKAVQRMAMEVEAKAAVVGAELVRIFVGARMEKGLDEQLACELIEEIRAMDAGRVSVDFDEIGIVSRSPLSSAHKTEIKNILEKKTGRKLSLKEELKKDFAGGIILKLGSLILDGSVENRIKEAAGMLKKGNL; translated from the coding sequence ATGACAATCGAATTTATTGCAGGCTTTCTTCTTATACAGGTGTTGGTGTTTGCCGTCGTCATTATTTTTCTCCGACGCCTTATGGTCAAAGATACTTTGAGCGCCGTCAACCGGCTCAAGCTGGTTGATGATGAAAATGCAAAGCGCCTCTCGGAAATGAAGACGAAGATAGAGGAGGCCGAAGAAGAATACCGCCGAAAAGTGGAACAGACGACCGAGGATGTCCGCAGACAGCGCGAGGAGGCCAAGAAAGAATTGGAAGAAGAGCGCGGAAAAATGCTCGCCAAAGCAAGAGAGGAAAGCGACCGGATTGTCTCCGGAGCTAAAAAACTGGAGGCCAAGGCGGTACAGAGAATGGCGATGGAAGTGGAAGCCAAGGCGGCGGTGGTTGGGGCGGAACTCGTTCGTATTTTTGTCGGTGCAAGAATGGAAAAAGGACTGGATGAACAACTGGCTTGTGAACTCATCGAAGAAATCAGGGCTATGGATGCCGGAAGAGTCTCCGTGGATTTTGACGAGATAGGCATTGTCAGCCGGTCTCCCTTAAGTTCCGCGCACAAGACGGAGATCAAAAATATTCTGGAGAAAAAAACGGGCCGAAAACTCAGCTTGAAAGAAGAGTTGAAAAAGGATTTTGCGGGGGGAATTATTTTGAAGCTGGGCAGTTTGATTTTGGACGGCAGTGTAGAAAACAGAATCAAAGAAGCCGCCGGAATGCTGAAGAAGGGAAATCTTTAA
- a CDS encoding F0F1 ATP synthase subunit alpha yields MEIKEAGQVKAVCKNIARVAGFHSCLNGQVVSFESGVPGMIMGFTKTDTLTLILGNEAKVRLGDACFSRAETFKVPVGEKFLGRVVNALGEPCDDKGKIEPADYFPVMCEAPETMDREPADSFLETGTTIIDAFVPIAKGQRQMIVGDRMTGKTTIAVDAILNQKGKNVICIYCCIGKSMSSLIKVAGLLKARGALDYTLIAAAPAASPAGEQYLIPFTATALAEYFMQKGQDCLVVFDDMTKHAWCYRQLSLLLGRPPGREAYPGDIFYLHTQLLERAGKLHREHGGGSITSLLIVDTLHGDVTGFIPSNFISMTDGQIYLNADIFKGGFKPAVDIAQSVSIIGSLVQPQELKEKKSPLRLEYMRYRDLQRLTKLKVGLSAEAESRIKRGEAITALLRQDKNTPISLKRQAAFLSALMKGNLDGLSEMQIEEYKKSV; encoded by the coding sequence ATGGAAATCAAAGAAGCGGGACAAGTCAAGGCCGTCTGCAAAAATATTGCGCGCGTGGCGGGATTTCATTCGTGTCTCAACGGTCAGGTTGTCTCGTTTGAAAGCGGTGTGCCCGGGATGATTATGGGCTTTACCAAGACGGACACGCTGACGCTGATTCTGGGCAATGAAGCCAAAGTCCGCTTAGGCGACGCCTGTTTCAGCCGGGCGGAGACCTTCAAGGTTCCCGTCGGAGAAAAATTTTTGGGCAGGGTCGTGAATGCGCTGGGAGAACCCTGTGACGACAAGGGAAAGATTGAGCCTGCCGATTATTTTCCCGTCATGTGTGAGGCTCCGGAAACGATGGACCGCGAACCGGCGGATTCCTTTCTTGAAACAGGAACAACCATAATAGATGCCTTCGTTCCCATCGCTAAGGGTCAAAGGCAGATGATCGTGGGTGACCGGATGACGGGAAAGACAACCATCGCCGTGGATGCCATTTTGAATCAGAAGGGAAAAAACGTCATCTGCATTTATTGCTGTATCGGCAAGAGCATGAGTTCATTAATAAAGGTGGCCGGCCTTCTCAAAGCCCGCGGGGCTTTGGATTATACCCTCATCGCCGCGGCGCCCGCGGCCTCCCCGGCCGGGGAACAGTATCTGATCCCTTTTACCGCCACAGCATTGGCCGAGTATTTCATGCAAAAGGGCCAAGACTGTCTGGTTGTTTTTGATGACATGACGAAACACGCGTGGTGCTACCGCCAGCTTTCTCTTTTGCTGGGAAGACCTCCGGGCAGGGAGGCGTATCCGGGGGATATTTTTTACCTGCACACACAACTTTTGGAGCGGGCGGGAAAACTGCATCGGGAGCACGGCGGCGGTTCCATAACTTCTTTGCTGATCGTGGATACCCTGCACGGGGATGTGACGGGATTTATTCCCTCCAATTTCATTTCCATGACGGACGGCCAAATTTATTTGAACGCGGATATTTTCAAAGGGGGATTCAAACCCGCCGTGGACATTGCCCAATCGGTTTCCATCATCGGCTCTCTGGTCCAGCCGCAGGAATTAAAGGAGAAAAAATCTCCCCTGCGTTTGGAATACATGCGGTACCGAGATTTACAGCGCTTGACAAAACTCAAAGTGGGGCTGTCTGCCGAGGCGGAGAGCCGGATCAAGAGGGGGGAAGCCATCACGGCCCTTTTAAGGCAGGACAAAAACACGCCCATTTCTTTGAAAAGGCAGGCCGCTTTTTTGAGCGCGCTGATGAAGGGCAATCTGGACGGCCTGTCAGAGATGCAGATCGAGGAATATAAAAAAAGTGTTTGA
- a CDS encoding F0F1 ATP synthase subunit gamma: MPSVADAKKELTFHREFTELIEIIKEIAASQFRSLESNKEERFAKFLESFDGFFEMLGSLKVEDVFTAVMSDVTGLILVTSDEGFMGGLNSKVIHAGLEKTQNEKRNIIVVGEQGANYLKDLKLEYTAFPGVAPEERYERAVALKDFIAGEVLKKKMGRVFVAYPKPVSLTAQTGEVTALLPFTEASIRKETEPAHDDKDRRVIMESSLKGIMDYLAGMWMTYKLYNIFEDSKLAELSARMMSLEESYGALSQKEEVLQHRYFRAYHEMVDKGMREIFASKLLSGRNL, encoded by the coding sequence ATGCCATCGGTTGCTGACGCCAAAAAAGAGCTGACGTTTCACCGCGAATTTACGGAGCTGATCGAGATTATCAAGGAGATCGCGGCTTCGCAATTTCGCTCTCTGGAGTCCAACAAGGAAGAGCGCTTCGCGAAATTTCTGGAATCGTTTGACGGTTTTTTTGAAATGCTGGGCTCTCTTAAAGTGGAAGACGTTTTTACCGCCGTGATGTCGGATGTGACCGGCCTTATTCTCGTTACCTCCGATGAAGGATTTATGGGTGGTCTGAATTCAAAAGTGATCCACGCGGGTCTTGAAAAAACCCAAAACGAAAAAAGAAATATCATCGTGGTGGGCGAACAGGGCGCCAATTATCTCAAGGACCTAAAGCTGGAATACACCGCCTTTCCGGGAGTGGCTCCCGAAGAGCGCTACGAACGCGCCGTGGCACTGAAAGATTTTATTGCCGGAGAGGTTTTGAAGAAAAAAATGGGCCGTGTTTTTGTGGCGTATCCAAAACCGGTGTCTCTGACCGCGCAGACAGGCGAGGTGACGGCCCTTCTCCCTTTCACGGAGGCGTCTATTCGAAAGGAAACAGAACCGGCTCATGACGATAAAGACCGAAGAGTCATCATGGAATCTTCCCTTAAAGGGATTATGGATTATCTGGCAGGGATGTGGATGACCTACAAACTTTACAATATCTTCGAGGACAGCAAACTGGCGGAATTAAGCGCCCGGATGATGAGTTTGGAAGAGAGCTACGGTGCTTTGTCGCAAAAAGAAGAAGTGCTCCAGCATCGTTATTTCCGCGCCTACCATGAAATGGTGGACAAAGGGATGCGGGAAATTTTTGCGTCGAAATTATTGAGCGGAAGAAATTTATAA
- a CDS encoding DUF1016 domain-containing protein, whose product MTKLTAYHEFLGQLKFRIQSARVSAVRAVNRDLIFLYWDIGLAITEKQKQLGWGESVIERLSKDLLNTFPGVTGFSPRNLRDMKRFFISYSSPEFWRQAVAKIGEEKDINNSEFWRQAVAEIPWGHHLLILNKVEDPPARLYYLRATARFGWSRNVLLNQIKAEAYERTLSQGKTHNFPATLPERFAEQADETLKSSYSLEFLGIHREVSERELEDRLIEKLKEFILELGYGFCFIGRQHRLVLGRKEYFIDLLFYHRFLKALVAVELKVGQFEPEFAGKMDFYLNLLNEKERTLHDNPSIGIILCAEKDSLEVEFALKSKSNPIGVAEYHLQSKLPDKLKGKLPSPKQLQEIVRGEC is encoded by the coding sequence ATGACCAAGTTAACTGCATATCATGAATTTCTTGGACAATTAAAATTCCGCATCCAGTCGGCACGTGTTTCAGCTGTTCGAGCGGTTAATCGGGATCTAATTTTTCTTTATTGGGATATCGGTTTGGCGATTACGGAAAAACAAAAACAGCTCGGGTGGGGTGAATCGGTTATTGAGCGGCTCTCAAAAGACTTGCTCAACACCTTTCCCGGAGTGACCGGTTTTTCGCCCCGTAATTTGCGGGATATGAAACGCTTTTTCATCTCGTACTCTTCCCCTGAATTTTGGCGACAGGCTGTCGCCAAAATAGGAGAAGAAAAAGACATAAATAATTCCGAATTTTGGCGACAGGCCGTTGCCGAAATCCCATGGGGCCATCATTTGTTGATTCTAAATAAAGTGGAAGATCCTCCTGCCCGTCTTTATTATCTTCGCGCTACGGCGAGGTTCGGTTGGAGCCGCAATGTCCTTCTCAATCAGATTAAGGCTGAGGCCTATGAACGCACTCTTTCGCAGGGGAAAACTCACAACTTTCCGGCAACTTTACCCGAACGCTTTGCCGAGCAGGCAGACGAAACACTCAAGAGCTCCTACAGCCTCGAGTTCCTCGGCATCCATCGCGAGGTGAGTGAGAGAGAACTGGAAGACAGACTCATCGAGAAGTTAAAGGAGTTTATTCTCGAATTGGGCTATGGCTTTTGCTTTATAGGCCGGCAACATCGCCTCGTGCTTGGGCGGAAAGAATATTTCATTGATCTTCTGTTTTATCACCGCTTTCTCAAAGCGCTGGTGGCCGTGGAACTGAAGGTCGGGCAATTCGAGCCGGAATTTGCAGGAAAGATGGATTTTTATCTAAATCTGCTGAATGAAAAAGAACGCACTCTTCATGATAATCCCTCCATTGGAATTATTCTCTGCGCTGAGAAGGACTCTTTGGAAGTTGAGTTTGCGCTCAAATCCAAGTCCAACCCCATTGGTGTTGCTGAGTATCACCTCCAATCAAAACTTCCAGACAAACTGAAAGGCAAGTTGCCATCACCAAAACAATTGCAGGAAATTGTGCGGGGGGAGTGCTAA